In Bacillota bacterium, the following proteins share a genomic window:
- a CDS encoding Clp1/GlmU family protein: MEEACYPREWHDTVGKILQGGPLVILVGGVDSGKTTFAAYLVNETLRAHRSCAVVDADIGQSSIGPPGTVSLGFPDNPVEELKSIPMAFFYFVGAISPQRHLLPCVVGVKKMVEAARSRAGRIPDKIVVDTTGLVQGRLGRTLKEYKLDALEPDNVVFFQRRRELESLARLWERKSQVYRLEVGPQVERKTFEVRARNRAEKWRQYFHGSTEHEFSFKDVAFTRGVLGTGQPLGKDWRENLARSLTKDILWMECSPERNFVVTREQLGEEELARLSACAGLGRSRILQYRSADFEGVLVALVNESGSASALGIVTRVDFKHEIIKVLSPLSGDEKIWEIQFGDYRFPLGQREITS, from the coding sequence GGAATGGCACGACACGGTAGGGAAAATCTTGCAGGGAGGTCCTCTCGTTATTTTGGTAGGCGGGGTTGACAGCGGAAAGACGACTTTTGCAGCTTACCTGGTAAACGAGACTCTGAGGGCTCACCGGTCCTGTGCGGTAGTTGACGCCGACATCGGGCAATCGAGCATCGGCCCTCCCGGTACTGTCAGCCTTGGTTTCCCGGATAACCCCGTTGAGGAGCTCAAGAGCATTCCTATGGCCTTCTTCTACTTTGTTGGGGCGATCAGCCCCCAAAGACACTTGCTTCCCTGTGTTGTAGGGGTGAAAAAGATGGTGGAGGCGGCCCGGAGCAGGGCAGGCCGCATACCGGACAAAATAGTTGTTGACACGACCGGACTTGTACAGGGGAGATTGGGAAGAACCCTCAAAGAGTACAAGCTGGATGCTTTAGAACCGGACAACGTCGTTTTCTTTCAGCGCAGGAGAGAACTCGAAAGCCTGGCCCGCCTGTGGGAGCGCAAAAGTCAGGTTTACAGGTTAGAGGTAGGGCCTCAGGTGGAACGTAAAACCTTCGAGGTGCGGGCGCGCAACCGCGCCGAAAAGTGGCGCCAGTATTTTCATGGGAGCACTGAGCACGAGTTCTCTTTCAAGGATGTCGCTTTCACCCGGGGCGTTCTCGGTACCGGGCAGCCTCTCGGCAAAGACTGGAGGGAAAACTTGGCCCGTTCCCTCACAAAAGATATTTTATGGATGGAATGTTCCCCGGAGCGGAATTTCGTTGTTACCAGGGAGCAGTTAGGGGAAGAAGAATTGGCCCGGTTAAGCGCTTGCGCGGGGCTGGGGAGGAGCCGCATTCTCCAGTACCGCTCCGCTGACTTCGAGGGAGTCCTGGTGGCGCTCGTGAACGAATCCGGGTCGGCAAGCGCCCTGGGTATCGTAACGCGTGTGGACTTTAAGCACGAGATAATCAAGGTTTTATCGCCTCTTTCGGGAGACGAAAAGATCTGGGAGATTCAGTTCGGTGACTACCGCTTTCCCCTTGGGCAACGCGAGATAACTTCATAA